The Pungitius pungitius chromosome 10, fPunPun2.1, whole genome shotgun sequence genome has a window encoding:
- the lrrfip1a gene encoding leucine-rich repeat flightless-interacting protein 1 isoform X8, producing the protein MGTQGTGRKRSTKKEKSTAEDDALNLIAREAEARLAAKRAARAEAREIRMKELERQQKEEDSERYSRSSRIQTLSDDDERVSVGSRGSVRVEDRDYLEKGSRAASALTAATLTSVGGTSSRRGSGETAITIDAETSIREIKEIHELKDQIQDVESKYTQNLKEVKDALGEVEEKYRKAMVSNAQLDNEKNNLMYQVDTLKDSLMELEELLCESRRGYEDKVKEYEREKHSHALLQFQFTEMKETLKQSEELLNDIRQLRIKQEGFVREISDLQETVEWKDKKIGALERQKEYTDAIRIERDELREETVKLKDILKKHGIVLGPDLNINGELGEAEVAESPGVDPVTQPAADSQSTPTEGHSMLGNTEETPLRSSREEEAAPEQHRLMFDEVKLHHVSCDALCTAAGVSTLETSGEEPATCFEEIQDTDTGEQNVAKGALVEDLNVIDRSITEAKDRIICSPQLQEIVKSSEGNVPITKIPKGGDVREMEPEVQSVNSNCDDLRESCENLIKEQHNKPEDGGSDLQSTKSCPQQIVDVLTESLRDEGNQTVSNTEHQQEPEEAEEAENDEAEEMPGKCQPQGAAASGKKKKRKRRGKKKGTHEDKNQANEGSDPEKGKKEIHNKLGAKNNGPPAEPGLHGSASGSLGEPRVDKEPRDPNFTNESLTEAAVEPVTDEQDHQHEVETKPPATPEEEMMDNVTDKHSWGLNLETETVKDVEAVALAKPISPNKTLNDCRKDERDEEQTVEPDKVEELGARSVSPVPETNLSTSDLTVTAKGAESTDGSSTVIHGESHVVQSVEDQVGSVDAMQSDCATKNPKNAFETSCKDNEELHVLSNEDIAADPSEPTRHPESKEKASQSQSSPDVSADNSSGSTPPAAQNSCNADALVQVSCGGPEEAPNGGDSELKADRTKEEELDRRLIPEDLVEPDHSPTESGDCCDSASLTENPDGLDSVKSLVETVGAVQAELGHGSQDESAAKVSSETEKINTTDALQTSDSPRGATEICLSSEQDHQADPECGNQMSSNDPHSESPQSHEPSKDEPEDEDVSQPTLRDTDEEDEGHSFDFDDMDSAVATSLLGNPSLEEVEEGVEVMPDEGNDGSSTGADGADEPAEGPRDGGHRGDTGPSDNPNSREDASSQQAERMELVSEKQTEILEEADEHIPEEGEVCVVAEDIDQVASLPVEEGLDAAKHEDLPQRAQGDSSKEPQQAGKEMKRTSKRGKGKGKEDCKMS; encoded by the exons AGATTATCTTGAGAAG GGGTCGCGAGCAGCTTCTGCCTTGACTGCAGCGACCCTCACCTCGGTAGGCGGGACATCCTCGCGGAGAGGAAGTGGCGAGACGGCCATTACTATAGATGCAGAGACTTCTATACGGGAAATCAAG GAGATTCACGAACTGAAGGATCAGATTCAAGATGTGGAATCCAAGTACACACAGAACCTAAAAGAAGTCAAG GATGCTTTAGGAGAAGTTGAGGAGAAGTACCGTAAGGCCATGGTGTCCAATGCCCAGCTGGATAACGAGAAGAACAACCTGATGTACCAGGTGGACACGCTGAAGGACTCGCtcatggagctggaggagctgctgtgtGAGTCCCGCCGAGGGTACGAGGACAAAGTCAAG GAATACGAGCGAGAGAAACACAGCCACGCTTTGCTTCAGTTCCAGTTCACTGAAATGAAAGAGACGCTAAAACAAAGTGAAGAGCTGCTAAAT GACATCCGTCAGCTGCGTATCAAGCAGGAAGGTTTTGTTAGAGAAATCTCTGACCTGCAGGAGACGGTGGAGTGGAAGGATAAGAAGATTGGG GCCTTAGAGCGACAGAAAGAATATACGGACGCTATTCGCATTGAGCGAGATGAGCTCAGGGAAGAGACGGTGAAGCTGAAAGACATTCTGAAG AAACATGGAATAGTACTGGGTCCTGATCTCAACATCAATGGAGAGCTGGGGGAGGCAGAGGTGGCGGAGTCCCCCGGTGTAGACCCTGTCACCCAACCGGCTGCAGACTCTCAGAGCACCCCGACGGAGGGCCACAGCATGCTCG GCAACACAGAGGAGACTCCGTTGAGAAgtagcagagaggaagaggcggCTCCAGAGCAGCATCGACTAATGTTTGACGAAGTAAAACTGCATCACGTGAGCTGTGATGCACTCTGTACTGCTGCTGGTGTGTCCACTCTGGAAACATCTGGAGAAGAACCAGCAACATGCTTCGAGGAGatacaggacacagatacaggAGAACAAAATGTTGCCAAAGGTGCCCTCGTCGAGGACTTGAATGTTATTGATCGATCAATCACAGAAGCCAAAGATAGAATCATTTGCAGCCCTCAGCTTCAAGAGATTGTAAAAAGTTCTGAGGGAAATGTTCCAATAACCAAAATACCCAAAGGGGGAGATGTAAGGGAGATGGAACCCGAAGTCCAAAGTGTTAACTCAAATTGTGATGACCTCAGAGAGTCCTGTGAAAACCTTATTAAggaacaacacaacaaaccGGAAGATGGAGGCAGCGACCTGCAAAGTACAAAATCATGTCCTCAGCAAATAGTTGATGTTTTGACAGAAAGTTTACGCGATGAGGGCAACCAGACCGTGTCAAACACTGAACACCAGCAAGAGCCCGAGGAGGCAGAAGAGGCAGAGAACGACGAGGCGGAGGAGATGCCGGGTAAATGTCAGCCTCAGGGCGCCGCTGCttcagggaagaagaagaaaaggaagcgGCGAGGTAAAAAGAAAGGAACTCACGAGGATAAGAACCAAGCGAATGAAGGATCTGATCCAGAAAAGGGcaaaaaagaaattcacaaCAAATTGGGTGCAAAGAATAATGGGCCACCAGCAGAACCCGGACTCCACGGCTCTGCTAGTGGATCCCTCGGTGAGCCAAGGGTGGATAAAGAACCCAGGGACCCCAATTTTACCAATGAATCGCTGACGGAAGCAGCAGTCGAACCTGTTACAGATGAGCAAGACCACCAGCACGAGGTGGAAACGAAACCTCCAGCAACTCCCGAAGAAGAAATGATGGATAATGTTACAGACAAACACAGCTGGGGACTAAATCTGGAAACTGAAACTGTAAAAGACGTAGAGGCAGTGGCTCTCGCTAAACCTATTTCTCCCAATAAAACTCTCAATGACTGCAGAAAGGATGAGCGAGATGAGGAACAAACTGTGGAACCTGACAAAGTAGAGGAGCTGGGAGCTAGATCTGTAAGTCCGGTTCCAGAGACCAACCTCAGCACTTCTGATCTCACTGTCACCGCTAAAGGCGCTGAGAGCACAGATGGCTCGTCCACTGTCATCCACGGTGAGTCTCATGTTGTTCAAAGTGTAGAGGATCAAGTTGGTTCTGTCGATGCGATGCAATCTGATTGTGCCACTAAAAACCCAAAGAACGCCTTTGAAACCAGCTGTAAGGACAACGAAGAATTGCATGTCCTAAGCAATGAGGACATTGCTGCGGATCCATCTGAACCCACAAGGCACCCTGAGAGTAAGGAGAAGGCGTCCCAGTCCCAGTCCTCCCCTGATGTCTCCGCCGACAACTCGTCTGGCTCAACGCCGCCGGCAGCACAGAACTCGTGCAACGCTGACGCTTTGGTCCAGGTTTCTTGTGGCGGTCCGGAGGAGGCTCCTAATGGGGGAGATTCAGAGCTAAAAGCAGACAGAACcaaagaggaggagctggacagaCGCTTGATCCCTGAAGATTTAGTCGAGCCAGACCACTCGCCTACTGAAAGTGGGGACTGTTGTGACAGCGCATCATTAACAGAAAACCCTGATGGCTTGGACTCTGTGAAGAGTCTGGTAGAGACAGTTGGAGCAGTGCAGGCTGAACTGGGTCACGGAAGCCAGGACGAGTCCGCTGCCAAAGTATCCTCTGAGACCGAAAAGATCAATACCACAGACGCATTGCAAACGTCCGACTCTCCCAGAGGAGCCACGGAGATCTGTTTGTCATCGGAGCAGGACCACCAAGCTGATCCAGAATGTGGAAACCAAATGAGCTCAAATGATCCGCACAGCGAGAGTCCGCAATCACATGAACCCAGCAAAGACGAGCCCGAGGATGAAGATGTCTCTCAACCCACCCTGCGGGATAccgatgaagaggatgaaggcCATTCTTTTGATTTCGACGACATGGACTCTGCCGTAGCAACAAGTCTCCTGGGAAACCCCAGTCTGGAAGAAGTGGAAGAGGGAGTTGAAGTCATGCCGGACGAAGGCAACGATGGTAGTTCGACAGGTGCGGATGGCGCAGACGAGCCAGCGGAAGGCCCGCGCGATGGGGGCCACCGGGGAGACACCGGACCTTCAGACAACCCAAACTCCCGTGAGGACGCCTCGTCTCAGCAGGCGGAACGCATGGAACTCGTGTCTGAAAAGCAGACTGAGATTTTAGAGGAAGCAGATGAGCACATtccagaggaaggagaggtgTGTGTTGTTGCAGAGGACATCGACCAAGTGGCGTCTCTGCCCGTAGAGGAAGGACTAGATGCCGCTAAGCATGAAGATCTCCCTCAGAGAGCACAAGGGGACAGCAGTAAGGAGCCCCAGCAGGCAGGGAAAGAGATGAAGAGGACCAGCAAGAGAGGCAAGGGCAAGGGCAAAGAGGACTGTAAGATGTCTTAG
- the lrrfip1a gene encoding leucine-rich repeat flightless-interacting protein 1 isoform X7: protein MGTQGTGRKRSTKKEKSTAEDDALNLIAREAEARLAAKRAARAEAREIRMKELERQQKEIFQVQKKYYGLDTKLDDRTDSKWGDIEQWMEDSERYSRSSRIQTLSDDDERVSVGSRGSVRVEDRDYLEKGSRAASALTAATLTSVGGTSSRRGSGETAITIDAETSIREIKEIHELKDQIQDVESKYTQNLKEVKDALGEVEEKYRKAMVSNAQLDNEKNNLMYQVDTLKDSLMELEELLCESRRGYEDKVKEYEREKHSHALLQFQFTEMKETLKQSEELLNDIRQLRIKQEGFVREISDLQETVEWKDKKIGALERQKEYTDAIRIERDELREETVKLKDILKKHGIVLGPDLNINGELGEAEVAESPGVDPVTQPAADSQSTPTEGHSMLGNTEETPLRSSREEEAAPEQHRLMFDEVKLHHVSCDALCTAAGVSTLETSGEEPATCFEEIQDTDTGEQNVAKGALVEDLNVIDRSITEAKDRIICSPQLQEIVKSSEGNVPITKIPKGGDVREMEPEVQSVNSNCDDLRESCENLIKEQHNKPEDGGSDLQSTKSCPQQIVDVLTESLRDEGNQTVSNTEHQQEPEEAEEAENDEAEEMPGKCQPQGAAASGKKKKRKRRGKKKGTHEDKNQANEGSDPEKGKKEIHNKLGAKNNGPPAEPGLHGSASGSLGEPRVDKEPRDPNFTNESLTEAAVEPVTDEQDHQHEVETKPPATPEEEMMDNVTDKHSWGLNLETETVKDVEAVALAKPISPNKTLNDCRKDERDEEQTVEPDKVEELGARSVSPVPETNLSTSDLTVTAKGAESTDGSSTVIHGESHVVQSVEDQVGSVDAMQSDCATKNPKNAFETSCKDNEELHVLSNEDIAADPSEPTRHPESKEKASQSQSSPDVSADNSSGSTPPAAQNSCNADALVQVSCGGPEEAPNGGDSELKADRTKEEELDRRLIPEDLVEPDHSPTESGDCCDSASLTENPDGLDSVKSLVETVGAVQAELGHGSQDESAAKVSSETEKINTTDALQTSDSPRGATEICLSSEQDHQADPECGNQMSSNDPHSESPQSHEPSKDEPEDEDVSQPTLRDTDEEDEGHSFDFDDMDSAVATSLLGNPSLEEVEEGVEVMPDEGNDGSSTGADGADEPAEGPRDGGHRGDTGPSDNPNSREDASSQQAERMELVSEKQTEILEEADEHIPEEGEVCVVAEDIDQVASLPVEEGLDAAKHEDLPQRAQGDSSKEPQQAGKEMKRTSKRGKGKGKEDCKMS from the exons AGATTATCTTGAGAAG GGGTCGCGAGCAGCTTCTGCCTTGACTGCAGCGACCCTCACCTCGGTAGGCGGGACATCCTCGCGGAGAGGAAGTGGCGAGACGGCCATTACTATAGATGCAGAGACTTCTATACGGGAAATCAAG GAGATTCACGAACTGAAGGATCAGATTCAAGATGTGGAATCCAAGTACACACAGAACCTAAAAGAAGTCAAG GATGCTTTAGGAGAAGTTGAGGAGAAGTACCGTAAGGCCATGGTGTCCAATGCCCAGCTGGATAACGAGAAGAACAACCTGATGTACCAGGTGGACACGCTGAAGGACTCGCtcatggagctggaggagctgctgtgtGAGTCCCGCCGAGGGTACGAGGACAAAGTCAAG GAATACGAGCGAGAGAAACACAGCCACGCTTTGCTTCAGTTCCAGTTCACTGAAATGAAAGAGACGCTAAAACAAAGTGAAGAGCTGCTAAAT GACATCCGTCAGCTGCGTATCAAGCAGGAAGGTTTTGTTAGAGAAATCTCTGACCTGCAGGAGACGGTGGAGTGGAAGGATAAGAAGATTGGG GCCTTAGAGCGACAGAAAGAATATACGGACGCTATTCGCATTGAGCGAGATGAGCTCAGGGAAGAGACGGTGAAGCTGAAAGACATTCTGAAG AAACATGGAATAGTACTGGGTCCTGATCTCAACATCAATGGAGAGCTGGGGGAGGCAGAGGTGGCGGAGTCCCCCGGTGTAGACCCTGTCACCCAACCGGCTGCAGACTCTCAGAGCACCCCGACGGAGGGCCACAGCATGCTCG GCAACACAGAGGAGACTCCGTTGAGAAgtagcagagaggaagaggcggCTCCAGAGCAGCATCGACTAATGTTTGACGAAGTAAAACTGCATCACGTGAGCTGTGATGCACTCTGTACTGCTGCTGGTGTGTCCACTCTGGAAACATCTGGAGAAGAACCAGCAACATGCTTCGAGGAGatacaggacacagatacaggAGAACAAAATGTTGCCAAAGGTGCCCTCGTCGAGGACTTGAATGTTATTGATCGATCAATCACAGAAGCCAAAGATAGAATCATTTGCAGCCCTCAGCTTCAAGAGATTGTAAAAAGTTCTGAGGGAAATGTTCCAATAACCAAAATACCCAAAGGGGGAGATGTAAGGGAGATGGAACCCGAAGTCCAAAGTGTTAACTCAAATTGTGATGACCTCAGAGAGTCCTGTGAAAACCTTATTAAggaacaacacaacaaaccGGAAGATGGAGGCAGCGACCTGCAAAGTACAAAATCATGTCCTCAGCAAATAGTTGATGTTTTGACAGAAAGTTTACGCGATGAGGGCAACCAGACCGTGTCAAACACTGAACACCAGCAAGAGCCCGAGGAGGCAGAAGAGGCAGAGAACGACGAGGCGGAGGAGATGCCGGGTAAATGTCAGCCTCAGGGCGCCGCTGCttcagggaagaagaagaaaaggaagcgGCGAGGTAAAAAGAAAGGAACTCACGAGGATAAGAACCAAGCGAATGAAGGATCTGATCCAGAAAAGGGcaaaaaagaaattcacaaCAAATTGGGTGCAAAGAATAATGGGCCACCAGCAGAACCCGGACTCCACGGCTCTGCTAGTGGATCCCTCGGTGAGCCAAGGGTGGATAAAGAACCCAGGGACCCCAATTTTACCAATGAATCGCTGACGGAAGCAGCAGTCGAACCTGTTACAGATGAGCAAGACCACCAGCACGAGGTGGAAACGAAACCTCCAGCAACTCCCGAAGAAGAAATGATGGATAATGTTACAGACAAACACAGCTGGGGACTAAATCTGGAAACTGAAACTGTAAAAGACGTAGAGGCAGTGGCTCTCGCTAAACCTATTTCTCCCAATAAAACTCTCAATGACTGCAGAAAGGATGAGCGAGATGAGGAACAAACTGTGGAACCTGACAAAGTAGAGGAGCTGGGAGCTAGATCTGTAAGTCCGGTTCCAGAGACCAACCTCAGCACTTCTGATCTCACTGTCACCGCTAAAGGCGCTGAGAGCACAGATGGCTCGTCCACTGTCATCCACGGTGAGTCTCATGTTGTTCAAAGTGTAGAGGATCAAGTTGGTTCTGTCGATGCGATGCAATCTGATTGTGCCACTAAAAACCCAAAGAACGCCTTTGAAACCAGCTGTAAGGACAACGAAGAATTGCATGTCCTAAGCAATGAGGACATTGCTGCGGATCCATCTGAACCCACAAGGCACCCTGAGAGTAAGGAGAAGGCGTCCCAGTCCCAGTCCTCCCCTGATGTCTCCGCCGACAACTCGTCTGGCTCAACGCCGCCGGCAGCACAGAACTCGTGCAACGCTGACGCTTTGGTCCAGGTTTCTTGTGGCGGTCCGGAGGAGGCTCCTAATGGGGGAGATTCAGAGCTAAAAGCAGACAGAACcaaagaggaggagctggacagaCGCTTGATCCCTGAAGATTTAGTCGAGCCAGACCACTCGCCTACTGAAAGTGGGGACTGTTGTGACAGCGCATCATTAACAGAAAACCCTGATGGCTTGGACTCTGTGAAGAGTCTGGTAGAGACAGTTGGAGCAGTGCAGGCTGAACTGGGTCACGGAAGCCAGGACGAGTCCGCTGCCAAAGTATCCTCTGAGACCGAAAAGATCAATACCACAGACGCATTGCAAACGTCCGACTCTCCCAGAGGAGCCACGGAGATCTGTTTGTCATCGGAGCAGGACCACCAAGCTGATCCAGAATGTGGAAACCAAATGAGCTCAAATGATCCGCACAGCGAGAGTCCGCAATCACATGAACCCAGCAAAGACGAGCCCGAGGATGAAGATGTCTCTCAACCCACCCTGCGGGATAccgatgaagaggatgaaggcCATTCTTTTGATTTCGACGACATGGACTCTGCCGTAGCAACAAGTCTCCTGGGAAACCCCAGTCTGGAAGAAGTGGAAGAGGGAGTTGAAGTCATGCCGGACGAAGGCAACGATGGTAGTTCGACAGGTGCGGATGGCGCAGACGAGCCAGCGGAAGGCCCGCGCGATGGGGGCCACCGGGGAGACACCGGACCTTCAGACAACCCAAACTCCCGTGAGGACGCCTCGTCTCAGCAGGCGGAACGCATGGAACTCGTGTCTGAAAAGCAGACTGAGATTTTAGAGGAAGCAGATGAGCACATtccagaggaaggagaggtgTGTGTTGTTGCAGAGGACATCGACCAAGTGGCGTCTCTGCCCGTAGAGGAAGGACTAGATGCCGCTAAGCATGAAGATCTCCCTCAGAGAGCACAAGGGGACAGCAGTAAGGAGCCCCAGCAGGCAGGGAAAGAGATGAAGAGGACCAGCAAGAGAGGCAAGGGCAAGGGCAAAGAGGACTGTAAGATGTCTTAG
- the lrrfip1a gene encoding leucine-rich repeat flightless-interacting protein 1 isoform X9: MGTQGTGRKRSTKKEKSTAEDDALNLIAREAEARLAAKRAARAEAREIRMKELERQQKELSDDDERVSVGSRGSVRVEDRDYLEKGSRAASALTAATLTSVGGTSSRRGSGETAITIDAETSIREIKEIHELKDQIQDVESKYTQNLKEVKDALGEVEEKYRKAMVSNAQLDNEKNNLMYQVDTLKDSLMELEELLCESRRGYEDKVKEYEREKHSHALLQFQFTEMKETLKQSEELLNDIRQLRIKQEGFVREISDLQETVEWKDKKIGALERQKEYTDAIRIERDELREETVKLKDILKKHGIVLGPDLNINGELGEAEVAESPGVDPVTQPAADSQSTPTEGHSMLGNTEETPLRSSREEEAAPEQHRLMFDEVKLHHVSCDALCTAAGVSTLETSGEEPATCFEEIQDTDTGEQNVAKGALVEDLNVIDRSITEAKDRIICSPQLQEIVKSSEGNVPITKIPKGGDVREMEPEVQSVNSNCDDLRESCENLIKEQHNKPEDGGSDLQSTKSCPQQIVDVLTESLRDEGNQTVSNTEHQQEPEEAEEAENDEAEEMPGKCQPQGAAASGKKKKRKRRGKKKGTHEDKNQANEGSDPEKGKKEIHNKLGAKNNGPPAEPGLHGSASGSLGEPRVDKEPRDPNFTNESLTEAAVEPVTDEQDHQHEVETKPPATPEEEMMDNVTDKHSWGLNLETETVKDVEAVALAKPISPNKTLNDCRKDERDEEQTVEPDKVEELGARSVSPVPETNLSTSDLTVTAKGAESTDGSSTVIHGESHVVQSVEDQVGSVDAMQSDCATKNPKNAFETSCKDNEELHVLSNEDIAADPSEPTRHPESKEKASQSQSSPDVSADNSSGSTPPAAQNSCNADALVQVSCGGPEEAPNGGDSELKADRTKEEELDRRLIPEDLVEPDHSPTESGDCCDSASLTENPDGLDSVKSLVETVGAVQAELGHGSQDESAAKVSSETEKINTTDALQTSDSPRGATEICLSSEQDHQADPECGNQMSSNDPHSESPQSHEPSKDEPEDEDVSQPTLRDTDEEDEGHSFDFDDMDSAVATSLLGNPSLEEVEEGVEVMPDEGNDGSSTGADGADEPAEGPRDGGHRGDTGPSDNPNSREDASSQQAERMELVSEKQTEILEEADEHIPEEGEVCVVAEDIDQVASLPVEEGLDAAKHEDLPQRAQGDSSKEPQQAGKEMKRTSKRGKGKGKEDCKMS, encoded by the exons AGATTATCTTGAGAAG GGGTCGCGAGCAGCTTCTGCCTTGACTGCAGCGACCCTCACCTCGGTAGGCGGGACATCCTCGCGGAGAGGAAGTGGCGAGACGGCCATTACTATAGATGCAGAGACTTCTATACGGGAAATCAAG GAGATTCACGAACTGAAGGATCAGATTCAAGATGTGGAATCCAAGTACACACAGAACCTAAAAGAAGTCAAG GATGCTTTAGGAGAAGTTGAGGAGAAGTACCGTAAGGCCATGGTGTCCAATGCCCAGCTGGATAACGAGAAGAACAACCTGATGTACCAGGTGGACACGCTGAAGGACTCGCtcatggagctggaggagctgctgtgtGAGTCCCGCCGAGGGTACGAGGACAAAGTCAAG GAATACGAGCGAGAGAAACACAGCCACGCTTTGCTTCAGTTCCAGTTCACTGAAATGAAAGAGACGCTAAAACAAAGTGAAGAGCTGCTAAAT GACATCCGTCAGCTGCGTATCAAGCAGGAAGGTTTTGTTAGAGAAATCTCTGACCTGCAGGAGACGGTGGAGTGGAAGGATAAGAAGATTGGG GCCTTAGAGCGACAGAAAGAATATACGGACGCTATTCGCATTGAGCGAGATGAGCTCAGGGAAGAGACGGTGAAGCTGAAAGACATTCTGAAG AAACATGGAATAGTACTGGGTCCTGATCTCAACATCAATGGAGAGCTGGGGGAGGCAGAGGTGGCGGAGTCCCCCGGTGTAGACCCTGTCACCCAACCGGCTGCAGACTCTCAGAGCACCCCGACGGAGGGCCACAGCATGCTCG GCAACACAGAGGAGACTCCGTTGAGAAgtagcagagaggaagaggcggCTCCAGAGCAGCATCGACTAATGTTTGACGAAGTAAAACTGCATCACGTGAGCTGTGATGCACTCTGTACTGCTGCTGGTGTGTCCACTCTGGAAACATCTGGAGAAGAACCAGCAACATGCTTCGAGGAGatacaggacacagatacaggAGAACAAAATGTTGCCAAAGGTGCCCTCGTCGAGGACTTGAATGTTATTGATCGATCAATCACAGAAGCCAAAGATAGAATCATTTGCAGCCCTCAGCTTCAAGAGATTGTAAAAAGTTCTGAGGGAAATGTTCCAATAACCAAAATACCCAAAGGGGGAGATGTAAGGGAGATGGAACCCGAAGTCCAAAGTGTTAACTCAAATTGTGATGACCTCAGAGAGTCCTGTGAAAACCTTATTAAggaacaacacaacaaaccGGAAGATGGAGGCAGCGACCTGCAAAGTACAAAATCATGTCCTCAGCAAATAGTTGATGTTTTGACAGAAAGTTTACGCGATGAGGGCAACCAGACCGTGTCAAACACTGAACACCAGCAAGAGCCCGAGGAGGCAGAAGAGGCAGAGAACGACGAGGCGGAGGAGATGCCGGGTAAATGTCAGCCTCAGGGCGCCGCTGCttcagggaagaagaagaaaaggaagcgGCGAGGTAAAAAGAAAGGAACTCACGAGGATAAGAACCAAGCGAATGAAGGATCTGATCCAGAAAAGGGcaaaaaagaaattcacaaCAAATTGGGTGCAAAGAATAATGGGCCACCAGCAGAACCCGGACTCCACGGCTCTGCTAGTGGATCCCTCGGTGAGCCAAGGGTGGATAAAGAACCCAGGGACCCCAATTTTACCAATGAATCGCTGACGGAAGCAGCAGTCGAACCTGTTACAGATGAGCAAGACCACCAGCACGAGGTGGAAACGAAACCTCCAGCAACTCCCGAAGAAGAAATGATGGATAATGTTACAGACAAACACAGCTGGGGACTAAATCTGGAAACTGAAACTGTAAAAGACGTAGAGGCAGTGGCTCTCGCTAAACCTATTTCTCCCAATAAAACTCTCAATGACTGCAGAAAGGATGAGCGAGATGAGGAACAAACTGTGGAACCTGACAAAGTAGAGGAGCTGGGAGCTAGATCTGTAAGTCCGGTTCCAGAGACCAACCTCAGCACTTCTGATCTCACTGTCACCGCTAAAGGCGCTGAGAGCACAGATGGCTCGTCCACTGTCATCCACGGTGAGTCTCATGTTGTTCAAAGTGTAGAGGATCAAGTTGGTTCTGTCGATGCGATGCAATCTGATTGTGCCACTAAAAACCCAAAGAACGCCTTTGAAACCAGCTGTAAGGACAACGAAGAATTGCATGTCCTAAGCAATGAGGACATTGCTGCGGATCCATCTGAACCCACAAGGCACCCTGAGAGTAAGGAGAAGGCGTCCCAGTCCCAGTCCTCCCCTGATGTCTCCGCCGACAACTCGTCTGGCTCAACGCCGCCGGCAGCACAGAACTCGTGCAACGCTGACGCTTTGGTCCAGGTTTCTTGTGGCGGTCCGGAGGAGGCTCCTAATGGGGGAGATTCAGAGCTAAAAGCAGACAGAACcaaagaggaggagctggacagaCGCTTGATCCCTGAAGATTTAGTCGAGCCAGACCACTCGCCTACTGAAAGTGGGGACTGTTGTGACAGCGCATCATTAACAGAAAACCCTGATGGCTTGGACTCTGTGAAGAGTCTGGTAGAGACAGTTGGAGCAGTGCAGGCTGAACTGGGTCACGGAAGCCAGGACGAGTCCGCTGCCAAAGTATCCTCTGAGACCGAAAAGATCAATACCACAGACGCATTGCAAACGTCCGACTCTCCCAGAGGAGCCACGGAGATCTGTTTGTCATCGGAGCAGGACCACCAAGCTGATCCAGAATGTGGAAACCAAATGAGCTCAAATGATCCGCACAGCGAGAGTCCGCAATCACATGAACCCAGCAAAGACGAGCCCGAGGATGAAGATGTCTCTCAACCCACCCTGCGGGATAccgatgaagaggatgaaggcCATTCTTTTGATTTCGACGACATGGACTCTGCCGTAGCAACAAGTCTCCTGGGAAACCCCAGTCTGGAAGAAGTGGAAGAGGGAGTTGAAGTCATGCCGGACGAAGGCAACGATGGTAGTTCGACAGGTGCGGATGGCGCAGACGAGCCAGCGGAAGGCCCGCGCGATGGGGGCCACCGGGGAGACACCGGACCTTCAGACAACCCAAACTCCCGTGAGGACGCCTCGTCTCAGCAGGCGGAACGCATGGAACTCGTGTCTGAAAAGCAGACTGAGATTTTAGAGGAAGCAGATGAGCACATtccagaggaaggagaggtgTGTGTTGTTGCAGAGGACATCGACCAAGTGGCGTCTCTGCCCGTAGAGGAAGGACTAGATGCCGCTAAGCATGAAGATCTCCCTCAGAGAGCACAAGGGGACAGCAGTAAGGAGCCCCAGCAGGCAGGGAAAGAGATGAAGAGGACCAGCAAGAGAGGCAAGGGCAAGGGCAAAGAGGACTGTAAGATGTCTTAG